Proteins encoded by one window of Lathyrus oleraceus cultivar Zhongwan6 chromosome 1, CAAS_Psat_ZW6_1.0, whole genome shotgun sequence:
- the LOC127125753 gene encoding vicilin-like seed storage protein At2g18540: protein MRFAGALRNILRPLSLSSSTPLTSQISTTLPFHAPFPSYSKPPQFLLPFLNHFHTLTDTRFPKRRPSDKPRRKRASLRPSGPYAWVEHTTGETILPNKPNEGSVKRRNEKKRMRQRRAFILEEKKKRKAQMQEAKRRKNIKKVERKMAAVEREREWAVRLVELKRLEEEKKKSMMQF from the exons ATGAGATTCGCAGGAGCTCTCAGGAACATTTTACGGCCTCTCTCACTCTCCTCCTCAACGCCTCTAACTTCACAAATCTCCACCACACTTCCATTTCATGCACCTTTCCCATCTTACAGCAAACCACCCCAATTCCTTCTACCTTTTTTGAATCACTTTCACACCTTGACTGACACTCGGTTTCCCAAGAGACGACCTTCCGATAAGCCTCGTCGAAAGCGGGCTAGCTTGAGACCCTCTG GGCCTTATGCTTGGGTTGAGCACACAACTGGTGAAACCATACTTCCCAATAAGCCTAATGAAGGGAGTGTCAAGAGGAGAAATGAGAAGAAACGCATGAGGCAGCGCCGTGCCTTTATACTC GAGGAAAAGAAGAAACGGAAAGCTCAGATGCAAGAGGCTAAGCGGAGGAAAAACATTAAGAAGGTAGAGCGTAAAATGGCTGCTGTTGAAAGGGAAAGAGAGTGGGCAGTAAGATTGGTCGAATTGAAGCGCCTTGAGGAAGAAAAGAAAAAGTCTATGATGCAATTTTAA